From the genome of Pseudonocardia sp. EC080619-01:
GTGCTGTGACCGGCGGGGCTACCGCCGGACGCTGACGTGCACGTGGTCGTAGTGCCCGCCGGTGGCGTCCTCGGGGTCGTAGACCCCGCCGCCGTTGTACGGCCGGCCCCAGTTCTCCCGGCCCTCGCCGGAGTCGCCGGTCCCGCGGTACCAGATCCGGCCCTGCCAGATCACGTACCGGACCCGCAGCTCGGAGGCGTTGTCGCGGAGCCAGTTCGCGACGGCCTAGCCGTCGTCGAGGTCCTGGCCCGCCGGGAAGTCGCCGTAGGCGGCGGGGAAGAAGTCGCAGGCCCGCCCACCCGGGTGGTCGCTCGACGGGTTCCACGCGTGCTCGGACCAGCAGGTGACCGCCCGCACCGGCGCGTCCGGGCCGGGCTCGCCGAACCGCTGCACCGTCGCGTCGTGCAGGCGCAGCGCGGTCGGGGTGAGGCAGCCCGACGTCGTCGGGTCGTCCTCCGAGCACTGCTCGGGAGGCGGCGGGTCGAGCATCTCCCACACGTCGCCGGTGGTGATGCCGCGGCTCGCGGCGAACCACACGAGGCCGCTGCCGAGCAGGGCGAGCACGAGGAGCACGCCCAGCACGGGGGCGACGCGGGTCTTCACGGGGTGGATCGTCCGTTCCGTCGGAGTCGGTCCCAGCGTACGGCGATGAGTACCGTCCGCGCCGACGGTCACGACCGCGACACCGCCGCCGCACACCCCGGGAGCCACCATGACCATCGCCGTGACGACCGACCTGCTCGACCGGCCCGGCGCGCGCATCGCGTTCGACGTCCGCGGCTCCGGGCCGCTCCTCGCACTCGTCGGCTCGCCGATGGGCGCGGACGGGTTCGCCGCGCTCGCCGACCGGATGGCCGCCGACCACACCGTGCTGACCCTCGACCAGCGCGGCACCGGTCGCAGCACGGCCGAGGACCCGGACGCCGACTCGCCGGTCCCGCTGCGTGCGGCGGACCTGGCCGCACTGGTCGAGCACGTCGGGCGGGGCCCGGCGACGCTGCTCGGATCCAGCGGCGGTGCCGTCGTGTCGCTCGCGCTGGCCCAGGAACGGCCGGACCTGGTCACCGCCGTGGTCGCGCACGAGCCGCCGCTGGAGGAGCTGCTGCCCGACGTCGAGGCCCGCCGCGCTTCCACCGAGCGGACGGTCCGTGCCTACACCGAGGAGGGCCCCGCCGCGGCCTGGGCCCTGTTCCTCGCCGCGGTGGGCCTCCCCGCCGGCCCGCCGGAGGACCGTCCCGGCGGCGGCACCGGACTGCCCACCGCCGACGCCGCCGCTCCCGACCCGGACCGGACGGCCGCCGACGAACGGCACTTCTTCCTGCACGAGATGCGCGAGACGGTGCGCTGGGCACCGGACCTCGACGTGCTGCGTGGGCGCCGGGTCGCGGTCGGCATCGGCCTGACCTCCGACGGGCAGCTCTGCGACCTCACCTCCCGCGCGCTGGCGGCCGGGCTGGGGTCGGACCCCGAGCGGTTCCCGGGTGGGCACGTCGGGTTCATGGAGGACCCGGGCGGGTTCGAGACGAGGCTGCGGGAGGTCCTGGCCGCGCTCTGACGGGCCGTCCGGCCGCGGGTGGTCCCGCCCGCGGCCGGGGTCACCCGCCGAGCGTCGACTCGGCCGTCTCCCGTCCGGTCCCCGACAGCCCCGCCAGGCCGACGGCGCGGCCGGTGACGGCGAGCAGGAGGTCCGCCGCCGGCCCGTGCAGCTCCAGCGGACCGTCCCCGGCCGTCCAGTCCAGGTCGGTCGCGGCGAAGCGGACCGTCCGCAGCCGCCGTCGCACCCCGTAGAGCGGGCTGGACCAGGCGAACGTCAGCGCCGGGGCCAGCAGGCGCCGCGGCACCGGGTGGGTGCGGCCGAGCGGGCGCAGCGCGTCCTGGCCGTGCACGAGGAGATCGACGTAGGGGTCCCAGCGGTTGCTCAGCGGCAGCCGGTAGGTCGACGTCGCGCTCTCCCGCAACAGCTCCACCAGCTCGGCCGGGCCGTGGCGGGCGGCGCGGGCCCGGGTGCGGACGTCCTCGCCGCCGTCCGGTCCGCCGTGCCGCACCGCCGAGGCGATCCAGGCCCAGGTGTGCGGGAAGCCCGACTGCGAGACGTGGGCGACGACCTCGTGCACGGACCAGCCCGCGCACAGCGAGGGGGCGCCCCACTCATCGCCGGTCAGGGTGGACAGGTCGTCGGCGAGGGCGATGCGTTCCTCGGCGATCGCGGAACGCAGCTCGTCCTGCGGGACGGTGCGGGGGCCGGTGCTCATACCGCTGTCGACCGGTGCCCCGGCCCGGACTCATCGGCCGGACCCGCCGGTCCGGCCTGGGACCTCGGCGGATCAGCCGCCGAAGGGCGACCCGCCGAACAGGGGCGACGAGCCCAGCGCCTCGCGCAGCTCCAGCCAGCTCAGCACCCCGTAGACCACCCCGGCCAGGAAGACCAGGCAGGACAGCGACACCAGCACGTAGGTGACGACCCGGAGGACGGTGAGGGCGGCCGGGTCCTTGGCGACCGTCGCCGCCGGTGCGGCCCCGCGTCCCCGGTCCTCGGTCGCCGGCCGGACCTGGCCCGGCGCCTGCGCGGGTCCGGACCGGCCGCCCGCGGCCTCGGCGGTCTCCGCGGCCCCGGTGGGGCCGAAGCGCACCGCGGCCGCCTCGGCGACGGTCGACGGCCGCCGACCGCCCTCGGCCGGGGCGCGCTGCGCGGGGACGGCGGCCGCGACCGTCCGGCCCTCGTCGTCGCGGTCGGCGACGGCCGTGGTCCCCGGGGTGCCGTAGGGGTCCGTCGCCCCGCCGGCCTGGTACCCGGGGTGGGTGCCGTCGTGCCCGGAGTAGGCGGGCTCCGCCGCCCCGGACGGCGCGTGGGTGGGGGCGGGGGCCCCGGTGGGCGCGTCGAGCGGGCCGGCGGCGGAGGCCGTGTAGGGCGGGCCGCCGTCGATGGCGGTGCCGCCGCGCGAGGCGGAGTCGCCGTACTCGCCGTAGCCGGGGCGCCCCCCGTACCCGTACCCCTGCCCGTCGTCCGTCGCGGACCCGTCGTACCCGGAACCGGCGGTGTACCCGGTGGGCATCCCGTACCCGGCGGTCTCGTCGTAGGCCGGTGCCCGGCCCGGGTCCGGGGTGCCCTGCACCGGGGCGCCGTAGCCGTCGTAGCGCGCCGGTGCGGCGTACCCGCCCTCGTCCCGGGCCGGGGCCGTGCCGTACCCCGCCGGGTCGTCGATCACCGGCTGCGGGCCGGTGCCGCCGTAGAGGTCCTGGACCTCACCGGCCGGTGGCGTGCGGTCCACCGGCCGCGACGCCCGCAGGTCCGGGTAGCCGCCACCGTCCTCGTACCCGCCCTGGTAGGAGTTCTCCGGGAAGTCCCCGTCACGGCCGTGCCGCGCGCGGGGGGACGGCCGGGGGCCGCCGGAGTCGCCCCCACCGCGCGGGGCGGGGCTGGGCCGGGACTGCTGCGGGCCGGTCATGGCGGACCTCCGGGCTTCGGTACGGCGGTTCAGCGAGCGGTGGCTCCCGCGTGCTGCCGTCACCCTTACCGCCGTACACACCCGATGCGTTAGCCCCAGCGGCCCACAGTCACCTGGTCCGGTGAGCGGAAATCACCGGGTGTACACGCCGGTCGGCTCTGCGTGGTATCCCTTCGCCCCGACGGCGTCGGCGAGCGGGCTGCGTGGCGCGTGACCGTCACGGACCCGGCCGGCGACGGCCGCGGCGTCCCAGACGGGGGACCAGCCGAGCTCGGCGACCGCCCGTGCCGGCGAGTAGACGCGGTCGACGGCCGGGACCGCCCAGCCGCGCTCGCGCAGCAGCGCGTCCACCTCCGGCGCACGGCGGGCCAGCACCGCGGCCGGATCGGTCCCCAGCCCGGCGAGGTCGTCCCGCGTGAAGGGCGACGGCGCGCTGACCACGAAGCGGGCGAACCCGAGCTCCGGTGCCCGCCGCGCCGCAGCCAGGTGCGCGGACACCACGTCGGCGACGTCCACCCGGCGGTGACAGAACTCGACCAGCTTGAGTGCCGTGTCGTCGAAGCCGGCCCGGACGTCGTCGCGGTCGTCGGCCTCCGGGAAGAACCGCGACGTCCGCAGCACCACGACCGGCAGCCCCGGATCCAGCGCGGCCAGCTCGCACAGCCCCTCGGCGGCGGTCTTCGTCGCGCCGTAGACGTTGCGCACCCGCGGGACGACGGCCTCGTCGATCCAGGTCGCCGGCCCGCCGGGGGACGGTGCCAGGGCCCGCCCGAACGCGCTGGTGGAGGACGTGAACACCACCCCGCGCACTCCGGCGGCGGCCGACTCCTCGAGCACCGCGAGGGTGCCGGACACGTTGGTGTCCACGAAGTCCTGCCTGCTGTGCGAACCGACGTGCGGCTTGTGCAGCGTCGCGGTGTGCAGGACGTGCGTGACGCCGGTCAGCGCCCCGCGGACCGCGTCGCGGTCGGTCAGCGACGCGACGACGTCGGTCCACGGCGAGGGCCGCAGGTCCAGCCCGGTGACGGCGATCCCGTCGCCGCGCAGGACGCGGACCAGCGCCTCGCCGAGGTGCCCGGAACTGCCGGTGACGAGGAAGCGCTCCACACCGGACATCCTCCGCGATCAGGCAAGCAGGTTCCGCAGCTCGCCGACCGCCACCCGCAGCTCGCGGGCGAACGCGTGCATCCCGTCGGCCTGGTCGGCCGGGGTGGACAGGTGCACGTGGAACCGGTCCGGGAGCAGCACGTACGCCACGCCGATGCACCGCGAGCTCGTGGAGCCGAAACCGAAGAACCGCACGTTCTCCGACGGCGCCGAGCTGGTCGACAGCCAGTCGTCGCGCATGATCGTCCAGCCGGGGGACGCGAAGACCTCCATCGGTTCGGTCGCCCCGAGCTCCGCGCCGCGGCGTCGCTGGATCCACTCCAGCTCCCACAGGTGCTGCTCGGGGGCGTCGCCCTGCTGGCACTGCTTCGCGCGCGCCCCGTGCGCCTCCGCGGCGAGACGGAACGCGGCCCGCCGGTCGTCGTCCGCGGCCTGCGGATCCTGCATCGCGTCGACGAAGGCGACCATCTCGGGGGTGATCACCCGCATCGCCTCGGTGCGCCCGCGGCGGAACTGCCGGGTGGCGATCGACTCGTAGGTGGCGCCGGTGACGCCCTTCGCCCGGCGGTGGGCGACCTGGTAGGCGGCCTGCACGAAGGCGTCCGGCGAGCACTTCAGCGCCTTCGCGTCCTGCGCGCCGAAGTCGTCGAAGGCGACGAGCGTGGTCGCGGTGGCACCGAGGAAGGCGGCGAAGTCGTCGTGCGCGCGGCGGACGGTGGCGCGCAGGTCGTCGTCGAGGACGAACGTCAGCTCGGAGTGGGCGGGCGGGCCCTGCTCCCGCGCACCGGCACGGGCGGCGTGGGTCTCGACCGGGTCGGCGAACATCGCGTCCACCAGGGTCAGGACCGTCGTGCCGTCCAGCTCGCAGTGCTCGATGTTCACCCCGGCGGTGCCGTCGGCGAGCACGACGACCGACAGCGCCTTGTCGAACCACCGGTTGCCGGAGTCCCCGGCCAGCAGGGTCCTGGCGGCCGCGGTGTCGTCCGCCGGGACGTCGTCGTCGAGGCAGATCGCGAACAGCGCCCGCTCCACGAGATCGACGGCCTCGGCGTTGGCCGGGTCGAGCCCGGCCAGCCGGTCCCGGACGCCCGCCCACTCGGCGCGGGCCAGCGTGGTCAGCGAGCCGACCGCCTCGTCGAGCCCGGCGCGGCCGGGGTACGCGTCCCGGATCGCGCGCAGCCCGTCCGCGATCTCGGGGACGGTGTGCAGGTCGCCGCCGGGGCCGAACACGTCGAGCCGGTGGATCCGCCCCCGGCTGAACACGACGACGTGCCGCTCGGCCGACGGGCCCGGCCACGCGTCGGTGTGGGGGCTGCGGACGGTGTCCTGCGGGTCCCCGGGGATCCGGGTCGTGGAGAAGACGTGCCGGCTCTGGTCCATCGACTGTGGCACGCCGCGCGCGGTCAGCGGCGGGAACGTCCCGGCGTCCAGGTCGGCCTTGTGCCCGATCGCGGCCGTCGCGAGCTCGGCGGCCCGCTCGCACGGGTCGGCCGAGCCCGGTCCGAACTGGAAGAAGAAGTTCGCGTTGAGCGCGATCCGGTCCCGGCGGCCCAGGTAACGCGACGGCCAGAACTCGTCGAGCCAACTGTGCGCGGACGCGTCGAACCGCTCCAGGTCGGCCTGCAGCACCTCGGCGGTACCGCCCGGGACGAGCAGCTCCCGCGCGGCGGCCTCGGTGCGGGCGTACTCGTCCGGGGTGAGCAGCGGCGCGCACCACTCCAGGAACCGGTCCACCGAGGCGGCGAGCGTGGGCAGCGGCACCTTCGGCAGGTCGTCGTCGGCGACGAAGGTCGTGGGCTGGGTCACGGCCATCAGTCCATCAGCCCGTCGACGCGCACGCTCCGCTGCCCCCGTGTTCGGGCAGTGTCCGGCCGAACAGCTGCCGGGTCCGCACCGCGCTGCCGACCACCCCCGGCCGCGCGCTGTAGGAGAAGATCGCCGTGTGGCGTGCGGTGCCGCCCCGCACCTCGGTGACCCGGTGCAGCGAGTAGCGGCCCCGGAACAGCTGCAGCTCCCCGGCGCGCAGCTCCAGCCGGCGGACGCGGTCACCGCCGTCACCCGCGAGCACCGCGGCCACGTCGGCGGTGTTCTCCGCGCCGTCGGACCGGATGTCCGGGCAGTACTCGAACACCCCGCCGGCCTCCGGCGCCCGGGTGAGCAGGCTGATCGCGATCTCGTTGGTGTCGAAGTGCCAGGGGTGCGACCGGCCCTCGCCGACGACGTTGAGGCAGAGCCCGGCCAGCGGGTCGGCCAGCTCGTGCAGCTCCGGGACGCCCACGCAGGCGGCCAGGAAGGCCCGGAACGCCGGCACCGGGTAGAGCCGGTGGATCACCTGGTCGTCCGGGATCCGGTCCCGTGCGACGAAGGCGTTCCCGCGCTCCAGCGGGACCCGGGCCGGGTGCTCGGCGGGCAGGTCCGGATCGGGCTCGGTGTTGTAGACGTTCACGACCTGGGACTCGTGGTGCGCCCGCGGGGCGATCTCCTCGCCCTCGCGGCGCAGCCGGTCCCGCCAGGCCGCCCGGACGAACCCGGGCAGGACCGCGCAGCCGTCCGCGGCGAGGTGGTCCCGCGCGGTCCGCACGGCGGCGTCCCAGCCGTCGGATCCGGGTTCGTGCAGCGGGTACCGGTCGAGATCGACCGGTTCGAGGGCCTGCGGGACGGCGAGTACCGACGGCTGCACGGATCAGCTCCTTCGCGCCGGGCGGCACCGGCGCCGCCCTCGATGACCGTGTCGATTCCTGCCGATCCAAACCGGGACCGGGGGCCGGTGTCCACGGATGGTGACCGAACGGTCAGTCCCGGTCACCCGTTCCCGCCGCGGAACTCCGGGCCGTGTCGGTCGTTGACCATGACGGGTGTCCGGACGGGCGCCCGATCGCGAGCGAGGAGGCGGCGATGGGTGCACTCAGCCCCACCCACTGGTTGATCGTGCTGGCTGTGCTGGTGCTGCTGTTCGGCGCCAAGAAGCTCCCGGAGATGGCCCGGTCGGTGGGCCGGTCGTCCCGGATCCTGAAGAGCGAGATGCGCGAGCTGCGGGCCGACGAGCCGGCCGACGGCAGCGGCCGGGCGGCCGCCGACCTCGAGAGCGGGAGCGCGACGCCGACCGGCGAGACCCGCGGCTGAGCTCCCGATGACGGTGCTCGTCACCGGCGCCAGCCGTGGCGTCGGTGCCGCCACCGCCCGCCTGCTGGCCGGGCGCGGCCACGACGTGCTGGTCGGGCACCGGTCGTCCCCGGAGGACGCGGCGGCGGTGGTCGCCGACTGCCGCGCCGCGGGCGTGGAGGCGCGAGCCGTCGCCGCGGACGTCACCCGCACCGAGGGCGTCGAGCGGCTGTTCGACGAGGCAGCCGGCATGCCCACCCGGCTGACCGGGGTCGTCGTGAACGCCGGTGGTGCGCCGTCCCGGCAGCGCCTGGAGGACATGAGCGACGCGCGCATCGACGGTGTCCTCGCGCTCAACCTGCGTGCCCCGCTGCTCTGCTCGCGGGAGGCGGTGCACCGCATGTCCACCCGCTACGGCGGGCACGGCGGTGTGCTGGTGCACGTGACGTCCCGGGCGGCGGTGCTCGGCTCCCCGGACGAGTGGAACGACTACGCCGCGGCGAAGGCCGGCGTCGAGTCGCTGGTGGTGGGCCTGGCGAAGGAGGTCGCGGCGGACGGCGTCCGGGTCGCCGCGGTGCGGCCGGGCCTGCTCGACACCGACTTCCACGCCCGGGCCGGCGAGCCCGGCCGGGTGGACCGGATGGCGCCGCAGATCCCGATGGGGCGGGCCGGGCGGCCGGAGGAGGTCGCGACGGCGATCGCGTGGCTGCTCTCGGACGAGGCCGGCTACGTCACCGGTGCGGTGCTCGACGTCAGCGGCGGACGCTGAGGGGAGCACGCCCGGGCGGGGGACCCGGGCGTGAGGTCAGGGAGCGGACCGTCAGGAGGTCCGGACCGTGCGCCCGGTCCAGGTGCGTCGCCGCTGCGGCCGCCGGCCGGCGTCGGTCGCCTCGGCGCAGAGCAGGCAACCCGACCCGGGCGGTGAGGCCAGCGAGGCCGGGAGCACGACGTGCCCGCAGACGGCCGTGCACTGCCCCGAGTCCGCGGTCAGGGAGTCGGCCAGCACCGCGTGCGGGACCACGTGACTGTGCCCGTCGCGGGCGCACGTGACGGTGACGCCCGGCTCGGCGGCCGGCGTCGACGACGGCACCGGTCGTGTACTGACGGGTGGTACCGGCACGGTGGCTCCTCCGGGCGTCGTTCGGCGGAGATCCCATCGTCGCCCCGCAGCCGTGCAGATGCAAGTGCATCCGCACGAACGGCCGAATGCGACGGGACTTCGTCGCGGAGCGTGGCGAGCGCCACGGGAGTGCCCGGATCGGCCGGTGACGGCCTTGTCCCGGACGCGGGCCGGGAGCCCCGGATCCGGCCTCCTCGCTGGGCGGACACCCGTTCCGGCGGCCGTACGGGACAGTGTGACGCCGGTCATGCGGCGGTGCGCCGGAGGCCGCCCGCGTACCCGTCAGAACCTGCATCCGGCCCGCCGGACCG
Proteins encoded in this window:
- a CDS encoding alpha/beta fold hydrolase, coding for MTIAVTTDLLDRPGARIAFDVRGSGPLLALVGSPMGADGFAALADRMAADHTVLTLDQRGTGRSTAEDPDADSPVPLRAADLAALVEHVGRGPATLLGSSGGAVVSLALAQERPDLVTAVVAHEPPLEELLPDVEARRASTERTVRAYTEEGPAAAWALFLAAVGLPAGPPEDRPGGGTGLPTADAAAPDPDRTAADERHFFLHEMRETVRWAPDLDVLRGRRVAVGIGLTSDGQLCDLTSRALAAGLGSDPERFPGGHVGFMEDPGGFETRLREVLAAL
- a CDS encoding maleylpyruvate isomerase family mycothiol-dependent enzyme; amino-acid sequence: MSTGPRTVPQDELRSAIAEERIALADDLSTLTGDEWGAPSLCAGWSVHEVVAHVSQSGFPHTWAWIASAVRHGGPDGGEDVRTRARAARHGPAELVELLRESATSTYRLPLSNRWDPYVDLLVHGQDALRPLGRTHPVPRRLLAPALTFAWSSPLYGVRRRLRTVRFAATDLDWTAGDGPLELHGPAADLLLAVTGRAVGLAGLSGTGRETAESTLGG
- a CDS encoding NAD(P)-dependent oxidoreductase — translated: MERFLVTGSSGHLGEALVRVLRGDGIAVTGLDLRPSPWTDVVASLTDRDAVRGALTGVTHVLHTATLHKPHVGSHSRQDFVDTNVSGTLAVLEESAAAGVRGVVFTSSTSAFGRALAPSPGGPATWIDEAVVPRVRNVYGATKTAAEGLCELAALDPGLPVVVLRTSRFFPEADDRDDVRAGFDDTALKLVEFCHRRVDVADVVSAHLAAARRAPELGFARFVVSAPSPFTRDDLAGLGTDPAAVLARRAPEVDALLRERGWAVPAVDRVYSPARAVAELGWSPVWDAAAVAGRVRDGHAPRSPLADAVGAKGYHAEPTGVYTR
- a CDS encoding choline/carnitine O-acyltransferase, which translates into the protein MAVTQPTTFVADDDLPKVPLPTLAASVDRFLEWCAPLLTPDEYARTEAAARELLVPGGTAEVLQADLERFDASAHSWLDEFWPSRYLGRRDRIALNANFFFQFGPGSADPCERAAELATAAIGHKADLDAGTFPPLTARGVPQSMDQSRHVFSTTRIPGDPQDTVRSPHTDAWPGPSAERHVVVFSRGRIHRLDVFGPGGDLHTVPEIADGLRAIRDAYPGRAGLDEAVGSLTTLARAEWAGVRDRLAGLDPANAEAVDLVERALFAICLDDDVPADDTAAARTLLAGDSGNRWFDKALSVVVLADGTAGVNIEHCELDGTTVLTLVDAMFADPVETHAARAGAREQGPPAHSELTFVLDDDLRATVRRAHDDFAAFLGATATTLVAFDDFGAQDAKALKCSPDAFVQAAYQVAHRRAKGVTGATYESIATRQFRRGRTEAMRVITPEMVAFVDAMQDPQAADDDRRAAFRLAAEAHGARAKQCQQGDAPEQHLWELEWIQRRRGAELGATEPMEVFASPGWTIMRDDWLSTSSAPSENVRFFGFGSTSSRCIGVAYVLLPDRFHVHLSTPADQADGMHAFARELRVAVGELRNLLA
- a CDS encoding arpA protein → MQPSVLAVPQALEPVDLDRYPLHEPGSDGWDAAVRTARDHLAADGCAVLPGFVRAAWRDRLRREGEEIAPRAHHESQVVNVYNTEPDPDLPAEHPARVPLERGNAFVARDRIPDDQVIHRLYPVPAFRAFLAACVGVPELHELADPLAGLCLNVVGEGRSHPWHFDTNEIAISLLTRAPEAGGVFEYCPDIRSDGAENTADVAAVLAGDGGDRVRRLELRAGELQLFRGRYSLHRVTEVRGGTARHTAIFSYSARPGVVGSAVRTRQLFGRTLPEHGGSGACASTG
- the tatA gene encoding Sec-independent protein translocase subunit TatA, with the protein product MGALSPTHWLIVLAVLVLLFGAKKLPEMARSVGRSSRILKSEMRELRADEPADGSGRAAADLESGSATPTGETRG
- a CDS encoding SDR family oxidoreductase; protein product: MTVLVTGASRGVGAATARLLAGRGHDVLVGHRSSPEDAAAVVADCRAAGVEARAVAADVTRTEGVERLFDEAAGMPTRLTGVVVNAGGAPSRQRLEDMSDARIDGVLALNLRAPLLCSREAVHRMSTRYGGHGGVLVHVTSRAAVLGSPDEWNDYAAAKAGVESLVVGLAKEVAADGVRVAAVRPGLLDTDFHARAGEPGRVDRMAPQIPMGRAGRPEEVATAIAWLLSDEAGYVTGAVLDVSGGR